In the genome of Desulfobacterales bacterium, one region contains:
- a CDS encoding glutamate-5-semialdehyde dehydrogenase produces MAVRETIISMAQEAKQAARRLAGVSSDSKNRVLLRMAGALAERRDFIRVENEKDLAAGRDKGLSAAMLDRLELSDKVMASMINGLKEVAALPDPVGEIAEMGRRPSGIVVGRMRVPLGVVGMIYESRPNVTVDAAALCLKAGNSVFLRGGSEAIHSNLALARVLRDSLAAEDIDPAAIQLVPIIDREAITVLLELEEYIDLIIPRGGEGLIRFVAENSRIPVLKHYKGVCHVFVDRTAEPEMARDIVLNAKTQRPGVCNALEGLLVHREIAPFFLPLAAAGLTKAGVELRGCPACREILPDCTPALETDWGMEFLDLILAIKVVDDLDAAMDYIARYGSQHTETIVTRDYTNAQRFLREVDASAVMVNASTRFNDGGQFGLGAEIGISTTKLHAYGPMGLKELTTRKFIVYGDGQVRS; encoded by the coding sequence ATGGCGGTAAGGGAAACCATTATATCCATGGCCCAAGAGGCGAAACAGGCGGCCCGGCGGCTGGCCGGGGTATCCTCTGATAGCAAGAACCGGGTATTGCTGCGGATGGCCGGGGCCCTGGCCGAGCGCAGGGATTTTATCCGCGTCGAGAACGAAAAAGACCTGGCCGCGGGCCGGGACAAGGGTCTTTCCGCGGCAATGCTGGACCGGCTTGAACTCTCGGACAAGGTGATGGCCTCGATGATCAACGGGCTCAAGGAGGTTGCGGCATTGCCCGACCCGGTGGGCGAGATCGCCGAGATGGGCCGCCGGCCCAGCGGGATCGTGGTCGGCAGGATGCGGGTGCCCCTGGGAGTGGTCGGGATGATCTATGAGTCGCGGCCCAATGTTACCGTGGACGCGGCTGCCCTGTGTCTCAAGGCCGGCAACTCCGTGTTTCTCCGGGGCGGGTCCGAGGCGATCCATTCCAACCTGGCCCTGGCCCGGGTGCTGCGGGATTCACTGGCTGCCGAGGATATCGACCCGGCCGCGATCCAGCTGGTGCCGATCATTGACCGGGAGGCAATCACCGTCCTGCTGGAGCTGGAGGAGTACATCGATCTGATCATCCCCCGGGGCGGCGAAGGATTGATCCGGTTTGTGGCTGAAAATTCCCGGATTCCGGTGCTCAAACATTACAAGGGTGTCTGTCACGTGTTTGTCGACCGGACCGCTGAGCCGGAGATGGCCAGGGATATCGTACTCAATGCCAAGACCCAGCGGCCCGGGGTCTGTAATGCCCTGGAAGGGCTGCTGGTCCACCGGGAAATCGCCCCCTTCTTTCTGCCCCTGGCGGCGGCCGGGTTGACCAAGGCCGGGGTGGAGTTGCGCGGCTGTCCCGCCTGCCGGGAGATTCTTCCCGACTGTACCCCGGCCCTGGAAACGGACTGGGGCATGGAGTTTCTCGATCTCATCTTGGCGATCAAGGTGGTGGACGATCTTGATGCGGCAATGGATTATATCGCCCGTTACGGTTCCCAGCATACCGAAACCATTGTTACCCGGGATTACACCAATGCCCAGCGGTTCCTGCGCGAGGTGGACGCCTCGGCAGTGATGGTCAATGCCTCGACCCGGTTCAATGACGGCGGCCAGTTCGGTCTGGGCGCGGAGATCGGGATC